One genomic segment of Rivularia sp. PCC 7116 includes these proteins:
- a CDS encoding PAS domain S-box protein: protein MIPPMNPYLPADNSGNNLSQSFLLEIINSVSEPIFVKDRKHRWIFLNNAFCQLAGYQREELIGKSDYDFFSTEQADIFWEKDELIFASGVSYEDKGYFKDARGATYIVSTKKTLLYDDSGNQFLVVTIQEITASDFQNEFAKSIIQAINNIANNRDCSESINSTLATLGIAAQVDRVSIIAENYHKIWSNNQFKTDFDIFPRWHSMLDRGEIIAGSANDFPDLEREGLETANVYSLLIIPIQIADTFWGYIRFDNCSKERQWLDSEKLVLQIAAQCLGIIIYRYEFQEELIKSKNFLQLVVDSIPQIIFWKDCNSVFLGCNQKIADVWGLSSVEEIIGKTDYELYATKEQCELYREWDKRVIESGIPELHIVEKKQQADGKEIWLDTNKIPLRDPEGNILGVLATVEDITERKQVEEALAQNEAFLRTIYDGAKLGIIVYEVTEDNKFHYFGINKATELVSGLSNQQIVGKTPSKVLGEYLGKTIEQRNQDCLLNKKPITFEETLTTKDEKILLLTTLTPLSNDSGRVYRIISTSTDITAQKQAEVTLRESEEKFQKLSANVPGMLYQFKIDTDGSMSFPYASPGTYELLDIEAEEIQAESNLFFSMIHPEDYKTFDQSLKNSAETFEPFYWEGRLIKASEQIQWMKTASRPQKQSDGSIIWNGFITDITHLKQTEGALQSAYDEMESLVLSRTKELTKTNKILQTEIEERKNTEAKVQKLAANVPGMLYQFQLSADGSMTFPYVSSGCYEIYGLKPEQIQADANLIFSKAHPNDLKAFKISLAASAENVEPWEHEGRIVLTSGQIKWIKSRARPEKLQNGTILWHGFILDITERKQAEKALLLSNAMLQAQQEAAIDGILVVDESQNILSCNQRFVELWQIPQSVIETGDEKQFLASIVDKFTNVGKFINQVENLYNDVEKSIRDEIDLGDGRTFERYCAPVSSLKGEYFGRVWYFRDITERKLAEQSLLRTNSILQAQQEASIDGILVVDEYRESISYNRRFIELWEINQSVIDAGKHEKIFAAILEKLEEPEEFVSTLEYIFKHPDKSCRNEIYLKNGKTFERYIASVNSLDGNNYGKILYFRDITERKQAEATLRQQTQELENTLLQLQRTQVQLIQSEKMSSLGQLVAGIAHEINNPVNFIDANLIYTQEYFEDLLKLIKIYQQNFPESLEAEKFIKEIEFDYLLEDLPSIIKSMKTGAERIAQIVLSLRTFSRLDEAEFKKIDIHESLDSTLMILQNSLETQPHRSAILVTKEFAEIPLIECYAGKLNQVFLNILNNAIDALEEAIKNNQIPEQQYPQIRILTKLINQNMVQISIIDNGYGIPKDNLSRLFDPFFTTKPVGKGTGLGLSMSYQIIVEQHDGKLNCISTLGAGTEFQIQIPVSCHRIAM, encoded by the coding sequence ATGATTCCGCCAATGAACCCCTATCTACCAGCAGATAACTCTGGGAATAATCTTTCCCAAAGTTTTTTGCTTGAAATAATCAATAGTGTATCTGAACCAATTTTTGTTAAAGATCGAAAACACAGATGGATATTTCTTAATAATGCTTTTTGTCAGTTGGCAGGTTATCAAAGAGAAGAACTTATTGGTAAATCTGACTACGACTTTTTCTCTACGGAGCAAGCCGATATTTTTTGGGAAAAAGACGAATTAATATTTGCTTCAGGTGTTAGCTATGAAGATAAAGGATATTTTAAAGATGCCCGAGGAGCGACTTATATTGTTTCGACAAAAAAGACTTTATTATATGATGATTCGGGAAATCAATTCCTCGTAGTTACGATTCAAGAAATAACTGCATCTGATTTTCAAAATGAGTTTGCTAAAAGTATAATTCAAGCAATAAATAATATCGCAAATAATAGAGATTGTAGCGAATCTATTAATTCTACCTTGGCTACTTTAGGAATTGCGGCTCAAGTAGATAGAGTATCTATAATAGCTGAAAATTATCATAAAATTTGGTCAAATAATCAATTTAAAACAGATTTTGATATTTTCCCGAGATGGCATTCTATGCTTGATCGAGGAGAGATAATCGCGGGTTCTGCAAATGATTTTCCTGATTTAGAACGGGAAGGTTTAGAAACTGCAAATGTTTATTCACTTTTAATCATACCAATTCAAATAGCAGACACTTTTTGGGGATATATTCGCTTTGATAACTGTTCCAAAGAACGCCAATGGTTAGACAGCGAAAAGTTAGTTTTACAAATTGCGGCTCAATGCTTAGGAATTATCATTTACCGTTATGAGTTTCAAGAAGAACTAATAAAATCAAAGAATTTTTTGCAGTTAGTAGTAGATAGTATACCCCAAATTATTTTTTGGAAAGATTGCAATAGTGTCTTTCTTGGTTGCAATCAAAAGATTGCGGATGTATGGGGTTTGAGTTCTGTAGAGGAAATAATCGGTAAAACTGATTATGAATTGTACGCAACCAAAGAACAATGCGAACTTTATAGAGAATGGGATAAGCGAGTAATAGAGTCTGGAATTCCAGAATTACATATTGTCGAGAAGAAGCAACAAGCAGATGGTAAAGAAATTTGGTTAGATACTAATAAAATTCCGTTGCGCGATCCAGAGGGAAATATATTAGGCGTGCTGGCAACAGTTGAGGATATTACAGAGCGCAAGCAGGTAGAAGAGGCTTTAGCTCAAAACGAAGCATTCCTTCGCACTATTTATGATGGCGCAAAGCTAGGAATTATTGTTTATGAAGTAACAGAAGATAATAAATTTCATTATTTTGGAATTAATAAAGCAACAGAGTTAGTTTCTGGTTTAAGCAATCAGCAAATAGTTGGTAAAACTCCCTCTAAAGTTTTAGGAGAGTATTTAGGAAAGACAATAGAGCAAAGAAATCAAGACTGTCTACTTAATAAAAAGCCTATTACTTTTGAAGAAACATTAACAACTAAAGACGAAAAAATATTATTGTTAACGACTTTAACACCACTGTCCAACGATAGTGGCAGAGTCTATCGTATTATTAGCACCAGTACAGATATTACCGCTCAAAAGCAAGCAGAAGTTACTTTACGTGAAAGCGAAGAGAAATTTCAGAAGTTATCTGCAAATGTTCCGGGAATGCTTTATCAATTCAAAATAGATACTGACGGCTCAATGTCTTTTCCTTACGCCAGCCCTGGTACCTATGAATTATTAGATATAGAAGCAGAAGAGATTCAAGCAGAATCTAATTTGTTTTTTTCCATGATACATCCAGAAGATTATAAAACTTTTGATCAGTCTTTGAAGAATTCAGCAGAAACTTTTGAACCATTTTATTGGGAAGGACGTTTAATAAAAGCATCCGAACAAATTCAATGGATGAAAACTGCATCTCGTCCGCAAAAACAATCAGATGGCTCAATTATTTGGAATGGTTTTATTACAGATATTACTCATCTTAAGCAAACAGAAGGAGCCTTGCAATCAGCTTATGATGAAATGGAATCTCTCGTTTTAAGCAGAACAAAAGAATTAACCAAGACAAATAAAATTTTACAGACTGAAATAGAAGAACGAAAAAATACTGAGGCTAAAGTACAGAAGCTAGCAGCAAATGTACCTGGAATGCTCTATCAGTTTCAATTATCTGCCGATGGTTCGATGACCTTTCCTTATGTTAGCTCGGGTTGCTATGAAATTTATGGCTTAAAACCAGAGCAAATTCAAGCAGATGCGAATTTGATTTTTTCAAAAGCCCACCCAAACGATCTGAAAGCCTTTAAAATTTCTTTAGCAGCTTCTGCTGAAAATGTTGAACCTTGGGAACATGAAGGCAGAATAGTTCTTACTTCCGGGCAAATAAAGTGGATAAAAAGCCGTGCCCGTCCCGAAAAATTACAAAATGGCACTATTCTTTGGCATGGTTTCATTCTAGATATAACCGAACGTAAGCAAGCAGAAAAAGCTTTGTTACTTAGCAATGCAATGTTACAGGCTCAACAGGAAGCTGCTATTGATGGAATTTTGGTAGTAGATGAAAGTCAAAATATTTTATCGTGCAATCAGCGTTTTGTAGAGTTATGGCAAATTCCTCAGTCAGTTATTGAAACCGGAGACGAAAAACAGTTTCTAGCATCTATCGTAGATAAATTTACAAATGTAGGCAAATTTATCAATCAAGTAGAAAATTTATATAATGATGTAGAAAAATCTATTCGAGATGAAATTGATCTAGGGGATGGACGCACTTTTGAACGCTATTGTGCTCCCGTCAGTTCATTAAAAGGAGAATATTTTGGTAGAGTTTGGTATTTTCGAGATATTACCGAACGTAAACTAGCGGAACAGTCTTTGCTTAGGACTAATTCAATTTTGCAAGCACAGCAAGAAGCTTCGATTGATGGCATTTTAGTTGTTGACGAATATCGTGAGTCAATCTCATATAATCGGCGTTTTATTGAATTATGGGAAATCAATCAATCGGTGATTGACGCAGGTAAACACGAAAAAATCTTCGCTGCGATATTAGAAAAACTAGAAGAACCTGAAGAGTTTGTATCTACTTTAGAATATATATTTAAGCATCCAGACAAAAGTTGTCGTAATGAAATTTATTTGAAGAATGGAAAAACTTTTGAGCGATATATTGCTTCTGTTAATTCTTTAGATGGAAATAACTACGGTAAGATTTTATATTTTAGAGATATTACAGAACGCAAACAAGCAGAAGCAACATTACGCCAACAAACTCAGGAATTAGAAAATACTCTTTTGCAATTACAACGTACTCAAGTACAGCTAATTCAGAGCGAAAAAATGTCTAGCTTGGGACAATTAGTCGCTGGTATAGCTCATGAAATCAACAATCCCGTTAATTTTATCGATGCCAATTTGATATACACGCAAGAATATTTTGAAGACTTGCTAAAACTCATCAAAATTTATCAACAGAACTTTCCCGAAAGTTTGGAAGCAGAAAAGTTTATTAAAGAAATCGAATTCGACTACCTGCTAGAAGATTTGCCGTCGATTATTAAATCGATGAAAACGGGGGCAGAAAGAATTGCTCAAATTGTACTTTCCTTAAGAACTTTTTCGCGTTTAGATGAAGCAGAATTTAAAAAAATTGATATTCACGAAAGTCTCGATAGTACTTTAATGATTTTGCAGAATAGTTTGGAAACTCAACCGCATCGAAGTGCAATTCTAGTTACTAAAGAATTTGCTGAGATACCTTTAATCGAATGCTATGCGGGAAAGCTAAATCAAGTTTTTCTAAATATTTTAAATAACGCAATTGATGCTTTGGAAGAAGCAATCAAAAATAACCAAATTCCCGAACAGCAATATCCTCAAATTCGTATTTTAACTAAATTAATTAACCAGAATATGGTGCAAA
- a CDS encoding RNA methyltransferase yields MLTSLQNPLVKQIRKLHSSKERRKQELFLLEGTHLLEEACATNHPLVSVCCTSGWQASHEQLWQTIVQKCDRALVVSDDVMKALSTTVQPDGVVATALRNYPMTDIGFSGLQIALETLQDPGNLGTIIRTAAAASASGLWLSKDSVDLDNPKVLRASAGQWFRLPMQISEDLRQTVLQAKLAQMQVIATLPAANLTYWQVDWQKPSMILLGNEGAGLSADLAQMADLNVKIPLQPGVESLNVAITAALILYEAQRQKICA; encoded by the coding sequence GTGCTAACCAGTTTACAAAATCCTTTGGTGAAACAAATTCGTAAGCTCCACTCTAGCAAAGAGAGGCGCAAACAGGAATTATTTTTACTGGAGGGAACACATTTATTGGAAGAAGCTTGTGCGACAAATCATCCTTTAGTTAGCGTCTGTTGTACCTCGGGATGGCAAGCATCCCACGAACAACTTTGGCAGACGATTGTGCAAAAGTGCGATCGCGCTCTTGTTGTCAGCGATGATGTAATGAAAGCACTGTCTACTACAGTACAACCTGACGGTGTGGTAGCGACTGCTCTCAGAAATTATCCTATGACTGACATCGGGTTTAGTGGCTTGCAAATAGCTTTAGAAACGCTGCAAGATCCCGGTAATTTAGGAACTATAATTCGTACAGCTGCTGCTGCCTCTGCATCGGGTTTGTGGTTAAGTAAAGATAGTGTTGATTTAGATAATCCCAAGGTTCTACGTGCTAGTGCGGGACAATGGTTTCGTCTACCGATGCAGATAAGTGAAGATTTGCGACAAACAGTATTACAAGCCAAACTTGCCCAAATGCAAGTAATCGCGACTTTACCGGCTGCAAATTTAACTTATTGGCAAGTAGATTGGCAAAAACCAAGTATGATTTTACTGGGTAATGAAGGCGCTGGTTTATCCGCTGATTTAGCGCAAATGGCAGATTTAAACGTCAAAATTCCGCTGCAACCTGGAGTAGAATCTTTAAACGTAGCTATTACAGCAGCCCTAATATTATATGAGGCACAGCGACAGAAAATTTGTGCTTAG
- a CDS encoding ThiF family adenylyltransferase: MNSIFFHEQLHRTSALMMKIRDFPVTVCGAGALGANLTESLARSGFGKLKIVDKDRIEERNLSTQPYYRSDVGAYKAKILTNSLYRALGIAVDGLSKELTSSNAKQLLTDSALVIDTFDNSSSRQIVKDCCINEKIPCLHVGLADGYAEIVWNSIYRVPSPANDDVCDYPLARNLVTLAVATACEVAINFVATAEQKSFTITLNDFAIEPFDK; the protein is encoded by the coding sequence ATGAATAGTATTTTCTTTCACGAACAACTACACCGTACATCTGCATTAATGATGAAAATACGAGACTTTCCGGTAACCGTTTGTGGTGCGGGTGCATTAGGAGCTAATTTGACTGAAAGCCTTGCCCGTTCTGGGTTTGGAAAGTTGAAAATTGTTGATAAAGACCGCATAGAAGAGCGCAACCTATCTACCCAACCATATTACCGTTCCGATGTCGGAGCATATAAAGCTAAGATTTTAACAAATAGCCTTTATAGGGCTTTGGGTATTGCAGTTGATGGACTTTCAAAAGAATTAACCAGCAGCAACGCAAAACAGCTATTAACAGATAGTGCCCTGGTAATTGATACCTTTGATAATAGTAGCAGTCGCCAAATTGTTAAAGATTGCTGTATTAACGAAAAAATACCGTGCCTTCATGTGGGTTTAGCCGACGGTTATGCCGAAATTGTCTGGAATTCAATTTATCGGGTACCAAGCCCAGCAAACGATGATGTCTGCGATTACCCTCTAGCACGCAATTTAGTAACTTTAGCAGTTGCTACTGCTTGCGAAGTTGCGATTAACTTTGTAGCTACCGCAGAGCAAAAGAGTTTTACTATTACCTTGAATGACTTTGCGATCGAGCCTTTTGATAAATAA
- a CDS encoding alpha/beta fold hydrolase yields the protein MLQFQPPGFGHKIIQTSLGAMVYYTQIAAPWDIAKIEHLPEIVFLHNFGGGASAYEWSKVYSAFAATHRIFAPDLIGWGESSHPVRNYQINDYITTIAEFIKQVCREPVTIVASSITAALTIRLAIQQPQLFRSLFLSCPSGFDDFGQGSARRLPLEVINTPLLDNLIYKLGAENEIAVRNFLQSFLFAKPKRISEEIIQAYLASAQQPNAIFAALAFLRGDLYFDLSLYIKQLTVPTTILWGEKAQFLNVKQGKRLADLNPNAISNFYVIPDTGILPHLEMPEITVGLLNKHLTP from the coding sequence ATGCTTCAATTTCAACCTCCTGGTTTTGGACATAAAATAATTCAAACATCTCTCGGAGCAATGGTTTACTATACCCAAATTGCTGCACCTTGGGATATTGCTAAAATTGAACATTTACCAGAAATAGTTTTTCTGCATAACTTTGGTGGTGGTGCTTCTGCTTATGAATGGTCAAAAGTATATTCTGCTTTTGCTGCAACCCACCGTATTTTTGCCCCAGATTTGATTGGTTGGGGTGAATCTTCTCATCCAGTCAGGAATTATCAAATTAACGATTACATCACCACTATTGCAGAATTTATTAAACAAGTTTGTCGAGAACCCGTAACGATTGTAGCCTCTTCTATAACTGCTGCTTTAACTATTCGTTTAGCAATTCAACAACCGCAATTATTTCGTAGTTTATTTCTTTCTTGTCCTTCTGGATTTGATGATTTTGGACAAGGTAGCGCACGTAGACTGCCTTTAGAAGTTATCAATACACCGTTATTAGATAATTTGATTTATAAGTTGGGTGCGGAAAATGAAATTGCAGTCAGAAATTTTTTGCAAAGCTTTCTGTTTGCAAAACCCAAGCGAATATCAGAAGAAATTATCCAGGCTTATTTAGCTTCAGCCCAACAACCTAATGCTATATTTGCAGCTTTAGCCTTTTTAAGAGGCGACTTGTACTTTGACCTGAGTTTGTATATTAAACAATTAACAGTACCCACAACTATACTTTGGGGTGAGAAAGCACAATTTCTTAACGTTAAGCAAGGAAAACGTTTGGCTGATTTAAATCCAAATGCTATTAGTAATTTTTATGTAATACCAGATACTGGTATTTTACCCCATCTAGAAATGCCCGAAATTACGGTTGGATTATTAAACAAGCATCTGACTCCTTGA
- a CDS encoding Ycf66 family protein, whose translation MLGKLLDGRYKVVQVLSAGGFGETFIAEDTRRPGNPSCVLKRLKPAKSDEFYLQTARRLFNSEAEILEQLGNHQQIPRLLAYFEENEEFYLVQELIVGHTLSTEMLVNEPWEESQIIQMLIDVASVLEFVHGYEVIHRDIKPDNLIRRASDNKLVLIDFGAVKQMRTEMATSLTVKTVAIGTPGYMSAEQSQGKPRLNSDIYALGMIGIQASTGLLPNQFPEDPQTGEIIWQDKAQISAALAAILQKMVRYHFSDRYSRVSAVLQDLQKLQSSFQPTQAQKLSDYDNTDEQMLSTTASGITSPALLHKTLSVVRYIPLVGAGGLFLFKTATWIILLGVSLAAFGSGLFFLRSLYPKLARDYDAVFGIILFLSGILLLFQEFKSYRSQEVPIAQFMLTAACFYSIAESVHLRVEKQVRS comes from the coding sequence ATGTTGGGAAAACTGTTAGACGGGCGCTATAAAGTAGTCCAAGTTTTAAGTGCGGGTGGATTTGGTGAAACTTTTATTGCAGAAGACACTCGTCGCCCAGGTAATCCTAGTTGTGTTTTGAAGCGTCTTAAGCCAGCAAAGTCTGATGAATTTTATTTACAAACTGCGAGACGTTTATTTAATAGCGAAGCTGAGATTCTTGAACAATTGGGAAATCACCAACAGATACCCAGACTTTTAGCATATTTTGAAGAAAACGAAGAGTTTTATTTAGTGCAAGAGTTGATTGTCGGGCATACTTTGAGTACCGAGATGCTAGTCAATGAACCTTGGGAAGAATCTCAAATAATTCAAATGCTGATTGATGTTGCCAGTGTATTGGAATTTGTACATGGCTATGAAGTTATCCATCGAGATATCAAGCCCGATAATTTAATCAGACGTGCATCAGATAATAAATTAGTTCTAATTGATTTTGGTGCGGTTAAACAAATGCGTACTGAAATGGCAACATCTTTAACGGTGAAGACTGTTGCTATTGGTACTCCGGGTTATATGAGCGCAGAGCAATCCCAAGGAAAACCGCGTTTAAACAGCGATATATACGCTTTAGGGATGATTGGAATTCAAGCTTCAACTGGCTTATTACCGAATCAGTTTCCTGAAGATCCTCAAACAGGAGAAATTATCTGGCAAGACAAAGCTCAAATATCTGCCGCACTCGCAGCAATATTGCAGAAAATGGTGCGCTACCACTTTAGCGATCGCTACTCGCGTGTTTCGGCTGTGTTGCAGGATTTGCAAAAGCTACAGTCTTCTTTCCAACCAACACAAGCACAAAAATTATCAGACTATGACAATACTGATGAACAAATGCTTTCAACGACTGCATCTGGAATAACATCACCAGCTTTGCTTCATAAAACTCTGTCTGTAGTTAGATACATACCCTTAGTTGGTGCGGGAGGATTGTTTTTGTTTAAGACTGCAACCTGGATTATTTTACTAGGCGTGAGTCTTGCTGCTTTTGGCAGTGGTTTATTTTTTCTTCGTTCTTTGTATCCTAAATTGGCACGGGATTATGATGCTGTATTCGGCATTATACTTTTTTTAAGTGGGATATTATTACTGTTTCAAGAATTTAAATCTTACCGCTCTCAAGAAGTGCCTATTGCCCAATTTATGTTAACGGCTGCTTGTTTTTATTCAATAGCTGAATCTGTCCACCTACGAGTAGAAAAGCAAGTTAGAAGTTAG
- a CDS encoding CIA30 family protein, with product MWDLNRFIKTLTFFEVIPMLNWVQDLFKGDSQDNPDKSMGAKTVSVVLVAGATGGVGKRVVQRLIDKGYKVRCLVRDIAKARSILSEKADLVVADITKPETLNPLLMANIQAVVCCTAVRVQPVEGDTPDRAKYNQGIKFYMPEVVGDTPENVEYKGVKNLVEAAKKHLLPSTERILFNFSNPSLDIKNLWGAVDDVVMGGVSQSNIRLSSNTAVFSGNVSTENSGGFASVRTKNFDPAFNLSGYKGIEIRVKGDGKRYKFILRTETSWDGVGYCYSFDTQADTWINVQIPFTDLIPVFRAKTVQDAAMVDVNKICSFQLMLSKFEYDGGLNPNFSAGNFALEVEEIKAYGGKELPQFVLVSSAGVTRPGRPGINLEEEPPAVKLNDQLGGILTWKLKGEDSLRASEIPYTIIRPCALTEEPGGKELIFEQGDNIKGKISREDIAKLCVQSLQQPFACNVTFEVKQGENNASYIDWEELFKTVNRDSLPISS from the coding sequence ATGTGGGATTTAAATAGATTCATCAAAACTCTAACTTTCTTTGAAGTAATTCCGATGCTTAACTGGGTGCAGGATTTATTCAAAGGTGATTCTCAGGATAATCCAGACAAATCAATGGGAGCGAAAACAGTGAGTGTAGTATTAGTCGCAGGTGCAACAGGTGGTGTTGGTAAACGAGTCGTACAGCGACTGATTGATAAAGGCTATAAAGTCAGATGTTTGGTACGGGATATCGCTAAAGCTAGGTCGATTCTTAGCGAGAAAGCGGATTTAGTAGTTGCAGATATTACTAAACCAGAGACTTTGAATCCTTTATTAATGGCGAACATTCAAGCTGTGGTTTGCTGTACTGCGGTGCGAGTGCAACCGGTTGAAGGTGATACCCCTGATAGAGCAAAATACAATCAGGGGATTAAATTTTATATGCCCGAAGTTGTTGGGGATACTCCGGAAAATGTAGAGTATAAAGGAGTAAAAAACTTAGTAGAAGCAGCAAAAAAACACTTACTTCCGTCAACGGAAAGAATACTATTTAATTTTAGCAATCCATCCCTAGATATAAAAAACCTATGGGGTGCTGTAGATGATGTAGTTATGGGTGGAGTTAGTCAAAGTAATATTCGATTATCTTCAAATACAGCGGTTTTTTCTGGTAATGTTTCAACTGAAAACTCCGGTGGATTTGCTTCAGTTAGAACTAAAAATTTCGACCCTGCTTTTAATTTATCTGGTTACAAAGGTATTGAAATTCGCGTCAAAGGAGACGGTAAACGCTACAAATTCATCTTACGTACAGAAACAAGTTGGGATGGTGTCGGCTACTGTTATTCTTTTGATACCCAAGCAGATACTTGGATAAATGTTCAGATTCCCTTTACAGATTTAATACCTGTTTTCCGTGCCAAGACAGTACAAGATGCTGCGATGGTTGATGTTAATAAAATTTGTTCGTTTCAATTAATGTTGAGCAAATTTGAATACGACGGAGGATTAAATCCTAACTTTTCTGCTGGGAATTTTGCCTTAGAAGTTGAAGAAATTAAAGCTTACGGCGGAAAAGAATTACCACAATTTGTTTTAGTAAGTTCGGCAGGAGTAACTCGTCCTGGAAGACCTGGTATAAACTTAGAAGAAGAACCTCCAGCAGTCAAATTAAATGACCAACTTGGAGGGATTCTGACTTGGAAACTCAAAGGAGAAGATAGTTTAAGAGCAAGTGAAATTCCTTATACTATAATTAGACCATGTGCTTTAACAGAAGAGCCAGGTGGTAAAGAATTAATTTTTGAGCAAGGTGATAATATCAAGGGTAAAATCAGCCGCGAAGATATTGCTAAACTTTGCGTACAATCTCTACAACAACCTTTCGCTTGTAATGTCACTTTTGAGGTAAAACAAGGAGAAAATAACGCCAGCTATATAGATTGGGAAGAACTGTTTAAAACAGTTAATCGCGATAGCTTACCAATAAGCAGTTAA
- a CDS encoding HugZ family protein gives MNQLEKVTAEYQKFIQEFQSIVISTVDEQGIPNGSYTPFVIDASKNIYIYVSGLSTHTQNLNINQKASVLFIEDEAQTPQMFARRRLNYDCTATLIERETNEWKKVVDEFAERFGEIIQMLRGLADFRIFKLTPYRGRFVIGFGQAYHINGDNLDELAHIGKK, from the coding sequence ATGAATCAATTAGAAAAGGTCACAGCAGAGTATCAGAAATTCATTCAAGAATTTCAGAGTATTGTTATCAGTACAGTAGATGAGCAAGGAATTCCTAATGGTAGTTATACGCCCTTTGTAATAGACGCATCTAAAAATATTTACATTTACGTCAGCGGGCTTTCAACACATACACAAAATCTTAATATTAATCAGAAGGCAAGTGTTTTGTTTATTGAAGATGAAGCCCAAACCCCACAAATGTTTGCTCGTCGCAGGCTAAATTATGATTGTACTGCGACTTTAATAGAACGCGAAACTAACGAATGGAAAAAGGTTGTTGATGAATTTGCAGAGCGTTTTGGCGAAATAATTCAAATGCTACGCGGTTTAGCAGATTTTCGTATTTTTAAGCTTACTCCCTACAGGGGTCGTTTTGTAATCGGATTCGGTCAAGCATATCATATTAACGGCGATAATCTCGACGAACTCGCACATATCGGTAAAAAGTAA